In the Thermoplasmata archaeon genome, one interval contains:
- a CDS encoding class IV adenylate cyclase: protein MAAGAKHLVELKARYEDLGKARALLTGAERVGTFRQTDTYFSLGDRRLKLRTIDGQVAGQLVYYERPDEGGVKQSLVLLADLPDASTVLEILRRAFPVKAEVRKTREIYRLEGVQVHLDSVDGLGRFLEFEKVVSGEAEREAGRSQLESLIRYFQIDPEDLMASSYSDLLGT from the coding sequence ATGGCGGCGGGGGCCAAGCATCTCGTCGAGCTGAAGGCTCGCTACGAGGACCTGGGCAAGGCGCGCGCCCTGCTCACCGGCGCGGAGCGTGTGGGCACGTTCCGCCAGACGGACACGTACTTCTCCCTGGGGGACCGCCGCCTCAAGCTGCGGACGATCGACGGCCAGGTGGCCGGCCAACTCGTGTACTACGAGCGCCCGGACGAGGGCGGGGTCAAGCAGAGCCTGGTCCTCCTTGCCGACCTGCCCGACGCGAGCACGGTCCTCGAGATCCTCCGCCGCGCGTTCCCCGTGAAGGCGGAGGTGCGGAAGACCCGCGAAATCTACCGCCTCGAGGGCGTCCAGGTGCACCTGGACTCCGTGGACGGCCTGGGGCGGTTCCTCGAGTTCGAGAAGGTGGTCTCCGGGGAGGCGGAACGGGAGGCAGGACGCTCCCAGCTCGAGTCCCTGATCCGCTACTTCCAGATCGACCCGGAGGACCTCATGGCCTCCTCGTACTCGGACCTGCTCGGGACGTGA